DNA sequence from the Bacteroidota bacterium genome:
GCTCGAACGAATCGGCGTGAAGTAGTGCGTGACACGGCCGATCACTTTGCTTTTGGCCGGTTCGAACGAGACTTCGATCTTCATGCGCTGCATGTCGAGCGGATGCTCGCGCGGTGCGCGCTCTGCGGGATCGACAAGATGCGTTTCCTGATATAGAACCGGAGCCTGGGCATGAACCAGTGGTACGATGAGAGCGGTCAGGACAAGCGCCGTGATGAAGCGATGAAACATAGTGTGTATGAGTGATGGAATAGAAGGGAGTAATACGAAAACGCGGAAGGGATAATTCCGAGGGGCCGGACAGGTGTGTTACGTCATTCTGAACTGAGCGAAGCGATGTGAAGAATCCCTTCGGGATATGGGCGAACAGTCCCGGCACGCTCGACGGGATTCTTCGCTTCCACCAGACAGACAACAGCGTCCCGCCTACTTATTCTGCACCCACTCGTCGCGTACCGGCGCGTAGTTTTTCTCGACGTGCTCGATATCTTTTTTTCGTTGGACGCCGATCTCGTCGAAGAACATCGGAATCGCGTATGCATCTTGCATGACAGGCGTATTCTGCAAATGCATTTGCAGCCGCGGCTCGACACAATTTCCCGAGTTGCCGCACTTGGCAATGACCTGCCCGCGAGATACCTTGTCCCCGACCTTCACCGACACGCTGCCGCGCTGTAGATGCGACAGCACCACGTACTCGTTCTCGGCGATCTTAATAACAATGGCATTCCCAAGCGCTTCATGTTCGTTCGCGCTGAAGGGGTCGTTGTCACGAACGCCGTCGATCGCATCGGTAACGGTCCCGTCGGCCGGGGAAAGGATATCTTTTCCCCAGGCGAAAAAGTCGCTGTCCGATTTTCCCTCGCCATTATAGCTTTTGCCGATCTGGTCGGTCACATTCCAGTCGATAGCATATCGTTGGTTCTTCGAGTCGTGGTGGAAGTTCTGCTCTTTTGTATCGCCGCCCCAGACCACATTCCATCGGCCCTTGAACGGAAGCGAGAGTTTCACGGAGTTGCGTGTCGGCAGCGGGGCTTCGACTTTGTGGGGGATGAAATACAACCCCGAAATATGGTCGGCCGAATCGATGGCAAGTTGCAGGTCGAGAATCCCCTTTTGGAATTTCACTGGGATAATGGCAACATCCTTCCACTTGATGCGCACGTCACCGAGCATCTCGACGGTACCAAGCTCCTCGGTCAT
Encoded proteins:
- a CDS encoding peptidoglycan DD-metalloendopeptidase family protein, translating into MNTFRIARAATMVVVCILVFATSALAQQVTSIDVAQLRFLQKAQKIVAAVNNHDVDAIEADFDPVMKRELPADKLKPLLWQMTEELGTVEMLGDVRIKWKDVAIIPVKFQKGILDLQLAIDSADHISGLYFIPHKVEAPLPTRNSVKLSLPFKGRWNVVWGGDTKEQNFHHDSKNQRYAIDWNVTDQIGKSYNGEGKSDSDFFAWGKDILSPADGTVTDAIDGVRDNDPFSANEHEALGNAIVIKIAENEYVVLSHLQRGSVSVKVGDKVSRGQVIAKCGNSGNCVEPRLQMHLQNTPVMQDAYAIPMFFDEIGVQRKKDIEHVEKNYAPVRDEWVQNK